The Cyprinus carpio isolate SPL01 chromosome A10, ASM1834038v1, whole genome shotgun sequence nucleotide sequence AGAAGTTTTGTGTTGACCTCAATTTTTTGAAGATAAAGAGCCAATTGATTGATTCTGTGTATGTGCTTGACTGCAGCGTGAAGGATGTGAGTAATAAGGAAGTTCTGGGTGTCCTGGTGTCATATCGGGTTAAAGTCAAACTGGTGGTCTCCCGTGGAGGGTAAGTCATGTGTTCTGTCCCACCTGCTTCCTCTCTTCAGTCACACACTGGGGAACAGTTTTGATTGttctgtattgtgtgtgtatgtgcacaagATTGATGATATATATTAACAATAGTGAACAGTATTTGTGAGGTTGAccttatttgatctttttttttggtttgatattttcagtGCTGGTGCTTTAGTAAGAGTGCTGTGCTTTAGCTGTTAAAACTTTTGCAGGATGCTGTGAGGCTGTGAGTGTTTTACACTCCCTCCCTGAACTGTGCTGCTTCGTTCTGGTTATCAGATCATTTTGTCATTCTCCCATTgttttatgtctctctctctctgtctgtttcctTCCCCTCCATCTGTCTGTTGCGTCAGGCTTTTAAGCAGCTTGCTGGAGAGGTAAATACATCCATTGTGCATGGTGTTTTGCTGTAGTGTCTCTAGGTCTGCCATGAAAAGAAGATCTGCATGCTGTTCAGAGCTCTGCTCAAATTTACCCTGATGTTTCCTGTCTGATATTCATAGAGTTGGAGCACTAACCTTAACACACATAAAGCCGCATGTATGGATGAATCTCACTAAGAAATGTCTAGTTCATATCTGTATCTCTAAATCCAAAGAAAGGCATTTTATAATGAAGATAATCAATCTTTTTTGGGCCTCTTTATTACACTGGGGAAAAtcatcatatattaaaataatttaagtaaaacaaaTACTACTAGAATGATGTACACTTTCAGTTGTActttacaaatttataaaaaaaatatatattttttaaataattaaaccttTTCCACATGATGAAACCAGCTGAATCGTTAAGCTTTGCGAATGTTTTTTGAAAGCATTCATATGTATGTTTATTCctttacaaagacatttttaattattattatacaacaaTAAGGTTATATTAgttaatgtaagttaatgtattgactaacatgaacaaacaatgaaacaatacatttattacagtattaattaaTCTTTGATAATGTCAGTTAAGAAAATGacagtcgttcattgttagttcatgtttattcacagcgcattaactaatgttaacaagcacaactcttgattttaataatgcattaataagattaagattaataagtgctgtagaagtattgttctttCTGAgatcatgttaactaatgttaactaatgaaccttattgtaaagtgttaccattttacattttgcacaatatacactactgttaaaaaaaaggctcttacgcttaaaaataaaaaaaaaacgatattgtgaaatattagtgaaatgcaatttaaaataacagttttctatttttatatatgttgctgaattttcagcagccattacttcagtgtcacatgatccttcagaaatcatttttatatgctgatttgcttattCTGTGatttaaatagaaagttcaaagaggAGAAATATTGTTTGGATTTTTAAATATGGGCTAATCAGTTCGTGAGAGATTGATCCTCTTATAAGCTCTTGCACACCTCAGGTATTTCAAATGATGGCAGTGTTGGTTTTTGcgttgtttttctctttcattcaggGACGTCTCCGTAGAACTGCCTTTTGTCTTAATGCATCCAAAACCCACAGATTCCACCCTTTCACATTCAACCTCAGGTTTGTGCCAAGAAAttattaaacaacacaaaacacctcATTAATTGCACTAAATAGGCTGCATGGAACTATAACAGGACCTCCTTTATTAAGTTACTGTTACTTTTTTGTTCAACAGCTGCTCCAGTGTTGGATCCACCAGTTGACACCAACTTGATAGAATTTGACACAAAGtaagtgaaagttttttttttttatataaacattaagcATAATGATCATGtatctcttgttttttttctctgttactCTTTCTAACAGCGGGCTAACCCCAGATGACGACATTGTATTCGAGGACTTTGCTCGCTTGCGGTTAAAAGGAATAATCGACAAGGAAGAGGACTGCTGAATTTATCATCTCATTCATCATGAACAGAAGCGCTTCTCATTAAATCATGCATCTCATCTCCTCGAGGGTCTAACAGTGAAACAATTCTCATCTCATTACGAAAGAAGCAGTATTGGGATATTTTACTGGAAACTGGACAAATGTAAAAGACTAATTAATATACATATGAAAAGATAATGAAGGAGGGGATTCCAGGGAATTTCATGTTTTTGCATAGGCATGTAAAATTATATCTTTCTTTGAAATTGTGCCAGCTCTTATGTTATGAACAGCAAGCCACTCTGTGAAGATAGTGAGATTTGCTCCATATTTATTCCTCTACAAAGATGCTCATGAATTTTCATGTGATCTATATACAGTATGGACAGAGGGATGGTTTCATTGACACGGGCTGTGCATGTTTCTCAGTGCTGCTGTGAGGATCATGTGTGATTGAGCACAGGATGTTAATATATGAAAGTGCTGCTTTTAATTTGTCAGACTGCtgcattggttaaaaaaaaaagagagaagtaaATGTAGAGATTTAACATCCTACAAGAGAAAGGACATTTGTTGTGttatttcaattttcataaaTACAGGATACACTGTTCGccattgtatttttcttttaaaactgatttttaatttaatttttttaaataaaactaatagaaATACAACATGGCTGTGTTACTGTGTTATTAAATATAGGTATTAAGAATaagctttatttgttttttgtaaaataatctcCAAAAGCACAGAAATATTGCCAAAACAATTCACATTCATAGATAAGCAAGTTTCAAGAAAGGAGGGCGTTCTGTGGGGTTGATTTCTGAGCTGCTGTTGGCTGCACGAGATCTGACACGAGACCGCTTTTTCAGTCGACCAGCCAAACATTGCCACCTAGTGGATGATAAATGAATTGCAAATCATTGATATGCAAAGTCATTGAAGacactaataaaatattaatagaattacATTCACCTTTcttgtattgcattgtatttatTAATCCTCTCAGCCTCGTCTTTCTTCTCCTCTAACCAGCGTTCGAGGAGCTGCTCGTTCTGGAGGTTTGCGGCAGTCAGCTCTTCTCTCAGTGAGCTGTGCTCCAGTCTCAGTGCTGTCAGTTCCTTAGATTGACACTCAAGCTGATACTCGTATTCCTCCACATTGGCCTTCAGACAGAAAGCCCCTTTGGCCAATACAATCGCTTCGGTCCTGTAGCGGGCAACTCTATGGCAGGAAGACACAGTGGCCTTTTAGGACTGCTGGTCTTGATGATTTTGTCATCTTTTTCAAGATGTAACTGTCTGTTTGACCTACAGTGAGTGAAAGTATTGTAACTCTGCCTCTTTCAGCTATATATTGCTGGTCAGATCTGAGATTTCCTGTTTGAGCTAGAAAAAACAAGAGGAAGGATATTCCATCGTTAGTAGTAGGGATAGactatggaaactgtgatgcattgtttcaggattctttgatgaatgatgttcaaaagaacagaatttatttgaaaatagaagTATTTTGTCACCTTATTCATTCCTTtattgtcagttttgatcaatttaatgcatccttgttgaataaaatggttttttttttttttttttttttttcaaacaatgaattttttccaaaaatgttagGCAAaccaactattttcaacactgataatacagAAGAGGcaaatcagaaaattagaatgaattctgatattaatatttcacaatattactgtatttttgatcaaatgaatgcagactTGAtaagcattagagacttctttcaaaaacattaaaaagcttaattattaattaaaaacaacaaaatctaatTAAATGTAGAAATGACAATGTTATGCAAAAAATCCCAAGATCTGGTGGCaagtaaaatattagtttttacaataAGGCAGTTTATTACTGATGTTTATTGTTCTGGATATTACTCTCGCCTGTTGATTAAGAAATTCCAGCTCACTGACTCTCAAAGAAAGGGTGCCGCCTTCATCTGGGCATCTGGAGCTTCCTTTTTCTTTGGAACTGAGGAAAATATGacagcaaacaaaacacaataaattgaAATGTATGGCAAGTGCATATAACAGGTTACATGCATAAACTATTCTAATTCATTCCAATAAGTCAAGAAATCAAATCAGTTCTAGAACAGATGTCAGGTACTGTTGGTCTTACCTGCATGCGTTCATGTCTTGCCAGAGTTTCATGTGAAAGGCCAGCATCTCCTCTAGCCTGGACACTGTCAGAGTATCCAGCCGTTACTGAAGCAATACTGATAGCTTGTGTCACGCTGTACATTTGTGATGAAACTCACCCTTGTCAAAAAGGCCAGAGAAAGGATCTCTCTGCCTACAGTCTCTGAGAAACAGCTCAGCCCGCACGTGACTCTTCCAGGACTTCATGGTCCGTCTGTGGTGGAGTTCAGATTGATAATTCacctttttacattaaatattacaggCGGTTCCAGATAACTCATTTCTGTCCAGATGTGGCGCAAATGGCTTTAATTACTAGTTAAGCATAACCCATGTTTTGTGTCCATCAATGCAGTCAGCGGGGTTCGCGTTGTATTAATTTGTTCCGCTGCGGCTTCCGTAGTTAGCTACACACTGAGAGCGGTTACATTGAGCATCTCGTCAAGTTTAGCCTACAGTGAATGAACGTAAGTAGCCTTAAAAATACCTATTAAACATGGCTTTCTGAGgtgctttattaatatttgagcaAATAGACACTCGTTGTGTAGCTAACGTGTGTTTGATTTTTCTGCTGTTGTTGCTCATGCTGTACGTCGGAGTTGTGCGCTAGTCTTTCgtcttgttttcttgtttttttttctgtaggttGCGGTCGGAATGGCGAATGACAGGCTGAGAGCGTTAGAAGATGTGGAGAAGGAGATTGCTTCAGTGCTGCAGAGCGCAGGTTTGTCACTTCATAAATGAGTGCATGTGTTTAATTTCAGTAATGCTTAATATTAATTCAGACACGTATTCTGGATTCTGATTGCATTACCTTATAAATCCTGTAAATCAGGGGTCACCAGACTCGATCCTGGAGggatcctgcagagtttagctccaactctaatcaaacacacctgaatcagctaatcaagctcttaccaGGGATACTTGAATcttccagacaggtgtgttgagGAAAGCTGGAGCTAAAGTctgccctccaggaccaagtttggtggccCCTGCAGTAAACAGACCATCTGGGCCACACCGGCAGACCAGCAACCTCATCTACAGTgataatatttagcattttttatgtttaatcacGTAGACAAATTGAATAGTAACAGTCTGTCTTTCAGGAACGATCGTTCTGGAGCTTTCTAAAGAGAAGGCCAATGCCAGTTTATTAGACCGACAGCTGAACCAGTTCCAGACCTCCATCAACAGAGTG carries:
- the LOC109067783 gene encoding mediator of RNA polymerase II transcription subunit 11-like, which codes for MNVAVGMANDRLRALEDVEKEIASVLQSAGTIVLELSKEKANASLLDRQLNQFQTSINRVESELSAQIRYLTQVATGQPHEGSTYSARKDCQMALNRSEYARVKLGELGRTCEIMLEPQT